The following proteins come from a genomic window of Candidatus Francisella endociliophora:
- a CDS encoding thioredoxin domain-containing protein, with amino-acid sequence MKKILITMLGVSALALSSCSNQPVNQQVTPNSQQQAGTTNQYVQTIANENVIKELLMDENTPQVGPKDAKEAVVIFFDFGCGTCAQISRQVSKLMDDHPDVKFIFKAYPSPKRDAKVPNYATLIASEAYIQGGSELFMAYDKAIFDQRIANGKLTQEDVDAVAEKVGIKYDKKELEQKAASEELQSRKLGKMIGFRGPHDIIIMPTKLADMSQSELDQNAESINKDVFVISHMDAQNQGLDSEGMAKWEAEQISNKLS; translated from the coding sequence ATGAAAAAAATATTAATCACTATGTTGGGTGTTTCAGCTCTTGCTTTGTCTAGTTGTTCTAATCAGCCAGTTAATCAACAAGTTACACCAAACTCTCAGCAACAAGCTGGTACTACTAATCAGTATGTCCAGACTATTGCGAATGAAAATGTTATTAAAGAGCTATTGATGGATGAGAATACTCCTCAGGTTGGTCCTAAAGACGCTAAAGAAGCTGTTGTAATATTTTTTGATTTTGGTTGTGGCACTTGTGCTCAAATCTCTAGACAAGTCTCTAAGCTGATGGATGATCATCCTGATGTTAAGTTTATTTTTAAAGCGTATCCATCACCAAAAAGAGATGCAAAAGTACCTAACTATGCAACTCTAATAGCAAGTGAAGCATATATTCAAGGTGGGTCAGAGCTATTTATGGCGTATGATAAAGCTATATTTGATCAGCGTATTGCTAACGGCAAGTTAACTCAAGAAGATGTTGATGCTGTAGCTGAGAAGGTTGGTATTAAGTATGATAAAAAGGAGCTGGAGCAAAAAGCAGCTTCTGAAGAGTTACAGTCAAGAAAACTAGGTAAAATGATAGGCTTCAGAGGACCTCATGATATTATAATCATGCCAACAAAACTCGCTGATATGAGTCAATCTGAGCTAGATCAGAATGCTGAAAGTATAAATAAAGATGTATTTGTGATATCTCATATGGATGCTCAAAATCAAGGCTTAGATAGTGAAGGTATGGCTAAGTGGGAAGCTGAGCAAATTAGTAATAAATTAAGCTAA